Proteins from a single region of Kluyveromyces lactis strain NRRL Y-1140 chromosome C complete sequence:
- the CWC23 gene encoding U2-type spliceosomal complex subunit CWC23 (weakly similar to uniprot|P52868 Saccharomyces cerevisiae YGL128C), whose amino-acid sequence MDLAHVKDNHVDLYRILHIHVNDNEHLNSVTPTLINKQFRKLSLTLHPDKSNESDLNITRDRWDNLQSAYRILSEHKKEYDIWYQRTFLHSNRELLEKLEISEKAKKEKLISYDEIEKIQRYGQTLRKLVHFEIPISDWRNPSFTENTDDLNKLTETCLFRIKLVKRKEYNNEQKLNEWFRKIDIPITVQYYSENNDQREDDLVVYASARNVQTTIEILRTIENEKELHPDILEFTPAVEFEHFSFKEKVELDPSLGSIIYNSSDNPIIM is encoded by the coding sequence ATGGATTTAGCCCATGTCAAAGATAACCATGTTGACCTCTATCGAATACTACATATTCATGTAAATGATAATGAACATTTGAACTCAGTAACTCCTACTCTAATCAACAAACAGTTCAGGAAATTATCGCTAACGTTACATCCTGATAAATCCAATGAATCAGACTTAAACATCACACGAGACAGATGGGATAATTTACAATCGGCATACCGTATCCTCTCTGAGcataagaaagaatatgatATCTGGTACCAGCGGACATTTCTACATAGCAATAGGGAGCTACTGGAAAAACTAGAGATTTCAGAGAAGgccaagaaagagaagttGATAAGTTATGATGAgattgaaaagattcagCGGTATGGCCAAACTCTAAGAAAGCTAGTACATTTTGAAATACCGATATCAGACTGGCGGAATCCCAGTTTTACAGAAAATACCGATGATCTGAATAAACTGACAGAAACTTGTCTCTTTAGAATCAAATTAGTGAAAAGGAAGGAATATAATAATGAACAGAAACTGAACGAATGGTTCAGGAAGATCGATATTCCTATTACAGTACAATACTACTCTGAGAATAATGATCAGCGAGAGGACGATCTCGTGGTTTACGCTAGTGCAAGAAATGTTCAAACTACAATTGAAATTCTCCGGACCATAGAAAACGAGAAAGAATTACATCCAGATATATTGGAATTCACTCCAGCAGTGGAATTCGAgcatttctctttcaaagaaaaggttgaaCTAGACCCTAGCTTAGGTAGtattatatataattcATCCGATAACCCTATCATCATGTAG